Below is a window of Electrophorus electricus isolate fEleEle1 chromosome 1, fEleEle1.pri, whole genome shotgun sequence DNA.
gtgtgtgtgtgtttttgtgtgtgtgtgtgtgtgtgtgtgtgtgtgtgtgtgggtgtgtgtctgtgtgtgtgcgcgtgtttgtgtgtgtgtgcgtgtttgtgtgtgtgtgtgtgcgtgcgtgcgtgtgtgtgtgtgtgtgtgtgtgtgtatgtgtggcaaTCCTAGTAGCTGCATTTGATGTAACTGACAGAAGCTTGCTtaactcatttacatttacatttacatttttgccatgTAGCAGACGgtcttatccagagtaacttacaaaagtgctttatttcctcatagaatacatcctagtacactACAGTAGGTtaagtccaacataccaatgaactagaatactgtagaagtacagggatcaatgctgatgcctagaagtgcaaaatacataaggtatcagacaacaatcagtgcaataaacaataagtactagagttagtcaacatagaagCAGTcgacatcagtgcaataaaccataccctacaataagtactagagttttagttaaTCAACATAGCAGCAGCGTCAATGGTCATTTGAATAAtacacaaatagatgggtcttcaatCTGCATATGTAAACTGCAAGGGACAGCATGCGGACAGTGTGTATAAGTACCACACAAGATTTTTCCATAAAACAGTTTCAACAGACAGTCTGACTGCTTCTCCCTGGTCTCACAAGTCCTCAATGTTACAAATAGTAACATGAAATCTTTGCTACCTTCTCTACCTGCCACAGTTTCCCAgttgctctctgtctccttccgttctctctctctctctctctctctctctctctctctctctctctctctctctctctctctctctctcagaaattAAAGATGTCAAGGACCTAGAAGCAGGACGTTTCATCCGGTATCGTTTCACTCCTGACTTTCTCAACCTCAGGGAGATCGGAGCCACGTAGGTCATGTCTGTAATAAGAACTTAACTCTTCTCACCCCTTTACCTCGTCTCTATCCATTTCTATACTTCTGTAGTTCTACATTGTTTAGATTTAGTGTATATATTGCAATTACATTCCatcctttcttttttacattatattattatctaTCTTTATATTTTAGACATCCCATCCTTATCTTATTGTTTCATGTAAGTGGGCAGTTGTCGTTGCATTCCACTGCTAGTTGAACTATGTATTACAAAGTTTATtaatgatttgatttgatatgatTTGATATGATGTGGGAGGGGCTTCTGCACTGGTTCTTGTGGGGGTTCCAAGAACAAATGAATCAAAAAcatctccccctctttctctctctccttcctccctttctccctctctctctctctcctctttctcagtCTGGAATTCACAGTAGGCAGCAAGGCAGTGAGGAGGTTCAGGCTGATAGAGAAACTTTACTTCAGAGAGATTCTTCTCAAGACCTTTGACTTTGAAATCGGCTTCTGCATCCCAGACAGCAGAAACACCTGTGAGCATATCTACTGCCTTCCGGATCTGGATTCACACACCAGTGagttacacgcacgcacacacacacacacacacacacacacgcacgcgtgcacacacacacacacacactcacacacacgcacacgcatacacacacacacacacactcacacacacacacgcacgcacacgcacgcgcacacacacacacacacacacacacacacacactcacacacacacacacacacacacacgcatacacacacacactcatgcacgcacacacacacacacacgcatgtgcgcacacacacacacacacacacacacatacacactgaacACAAAGATAGCTTCTAGAGAAAACTGACAGTGTCTGCTATTTTTTCTGTCCTAGTTGAGGAGATGATTGCCCACCCCTTTGAGACGTGCTCAGACAGTTTCTACTTTGTTAATAATAAACTGATCATGCACCACAAGGCAGAGTACTCATTCAGCGAGGGAATGGACAAGACTGAACTCACTCCCCCTCACATGGCAATGTGAAAGGAACAGGAggatcactgtgtgtgtgtgtgtgtgtgtgtgtgtgtgtgtgtgtgtgtgtgtgtgtgtgtgtgtgtgtgtgtgtgtgagagagagagagagagagagagagagagagagagagagagagagagagagacagagcgatgCAGCATAAGACAGCAGGCCAGTGCTAGACTAGTTCCTACCAGGCCATAAGGTCATAGAACTCCAGGAGCTCATGTCTCTGAGACACACTGTTCAGCCCTTTGTGCTGGGCGTGTGTAATGATGTCATATATTCTATAGAAAGATCAAAAAAATCATCTCTGTGTGAATGACACGAGTCATTCTGTTGTTGTTTCCACATTTCCTTTGAGTGTATAAGCATCTGTGAAAAAGAGGAAACTAGACCAAGCTGTGTTTCAGCTGGGTTTGAAAGCAGCCTAACCCCAGGACTAAgagctcttcctgtttccttaACACACCTGAGCCAGCTCATCAACTATTTAGACATGGTAATGAAATCTAACATTTTATTTGGGAACATTTTTATCCATGCGCAGTGGGTTTGTAAAAATCTTAGATGGCATTTTTAAAGAAGAACTGTGCCCAGGGATTTGCCTCGACCTCTCTGTCACTGTTTAAGACAAACATGCCTCGTTAATAGACTGGAATGCTTTAAAAACTGAAGCCTCTATTTTGTCTACATTTTTTTGGGTCAGCATACGTGTGAATAAAGTTCATTTGCCTCAGTCACGCCAGTGTGGGGGTGTTtctgagctgctgctgctggcctgGCTGTTGGTCCTGTATATATGGAGATAAAATTAATTGACCACTGCAAAATAATCAGTTTCTCCGGTTTCACAATTTAtaagtattttatttaattgaacattataattgttttatttacaccTTTTATCCCATAAATTACTGACATTTCtcccaaattcaaaataaaaatatttagagCGTTTACAGAAAATGACAGCGGTTCAAAGCAACCTAAAGATGCAATGTTTTCTGGAATTAAATAACGCATAGAAAAGTACATATTCGTTTCCAAACAACACGTCAATATTTGGTAGAATAGTGATCATTTTGAATCACAGGTTGCGTCTTCGCCTGTTCTCCACCAGTCACACATCGCAGGTTAAATAAGACTGGGTTCATGCGATCACCTAATCTGAACCTCAGTAAGTAGAAGGAGGCCTGTCTGTGTCAGAATTCAACACACAGGAACTGGAATGGCTGACATACACGTGGAGTTTTTCCAGAGATGTATATATGGGAAAATATTCCAGTGAGCTATTCATTATAATGTTGTAATATTATAATGTTggttataattaaatatatacagttttaATTGATTATGACCCCTTACATACAAAGTAACAAGAACACACTTAAAACTTTGCATTTGACACACTTTACAGGTTTTTGTAATAACTCTCATTTATGTTAAGGAGCTATCATAATTTAAGTATGAAATGTATATCCTGATTCTATATTGCACATTTATCTTTTAGTATTGTATAAGGCACACCCTTCCTAAAGGGGCTTTACAGATCATCTGCATGGTATTCTGATGGTTTCTCAGTTTATTTAAATCTTTGTCCTCTATTTAattcttcatttattctgtcTCTTAGTGTTAAACTGTCTCTGCTCTAAATTCTTAATCGTGGACTCGGCACATGCTTTAAATTCCATTGCATAGCTTTATACCTACAAATGGCAATCAAAATGAATGGATTGTATCACGCTGTGACGTCCTGCAGCGGGCAGTGTTTGTCCGCAAGAAACGGTGGAGCAGCACGCGGAGAAAAAGAGGCTGCAAAGTTCATGCAGTTGTTCATGTTGACTGAATGTGTCCTGCTTTAGTTCCTGCGCTGTTCGtcggtttatttatttacgtgTGTTAAAGAAAACAGCACACCCTGCAGCTTCATGAGTTCCACAGCGCTGGgctggagaaaaaaagacataatgGAATCtaattcacaaaacaaaagtctTATCAGGTACTTTACTGATGATCTCGACGTCTTGGTGTTGTGTAGTTACACTAAGTTATGTGTTTTCGAGGCATATttgattagtttttttttttgtcaaatgatCCATTAGTTCcagtggggagtgtgtgtgtgtgtgtgtgtgtgtgcgtgcgtgtgtgttagttgtTTTGTATCTTAGCGCTTCCCATCTTCTCTAGCTACTTTATATCACCTACAACCTAGGATCATAACATCCTCTTGCTATTCTTGTCGCAATCCTCTTTCCTCACACCGGGGTGGCTTTCCTGTTAGGCTCTCTCCactgtttcagaaaaaaagaagcaaacggcttttaaaacatgttgtcCTCCTGCTCTTCACAAAAGCGTTTTGTTCCATTAATCTGTCTTCCACTGCATTTTTGCCCCACTTATTAGATAACACACAGATACGAATCATTTTCATGAATGAGAGGGCTGTTAATGGATGCTTTCAAGTGAAGAGAATAGTGACttatgaacagtgtgtgtgtgtgtgtgtgtgtgtgcgtgtgtgtgcgtgcgtgtgtgtgcgtgcgtgtgtgtgtgtgtgtgtgtatgtgggtgggtgttgcagggagcttgtgtgtatgtgtggggggaaTCTTCTAATATTTTCTAGACCGTTGTTTCTCCTCATGTTCGCTTTAGCTACATCTTGTTTACACGAGTGTTAAACAGCAACTAGGTTTCCTCTAAACATAACGTCTCTCGGTCCCACTACCCCTCCTCTCCAAATGCAATATGTAGCGCTCCGTCCAGCGGGGGAGAGAGGAAATCTCAGAGGCTGATCCAGTGAGATAATTGTACCGATCAAGACTTACTGAAAGACTCATGAAAAGAGAGATAACTTGGAATGGTGGACTATTATTAGCCTATAGTAATATGAGAAAGTGACTTTGATCTGTGATTTGGCGATGCGCGTTTGTGCGTTCGACGTTAACGGATTTTGAGACTGCAGGACAGCTGTACTGTTGTTGATCATCTTTCAACTTCTGAGTCTGTTTAACTGAGTGGGAATGTAATTCGGTATTTGTGATATCATTGAGAAATAGtctaatatttatttcaccttTCATCAATGATGATCGGAGTTGCGCTCTTCACTTTTGCCGTCCTCACTGACGCTCGTTCCGCTCCGATACCGAACCCGTATGCACATGGAGtggtaagtaaataaaaaacccaCCTCGAtgagttcttctgcattctacCGAATCAGATTTCATATGCAATTATCCAATTTGAGTCTCAGATAGGCCATTGAAAGTGAATTAAGTAGTTGGtccctttatatatatatatatatatatatatatttatttatttatttattttaacacacacaaatacacacacacacacacagagagagttatAAAAAAACTCACCTCATGCACTTGTCTTCCTAACAATTCCTGGACACTGTATGGTCAATTGCATATTCCTCGCCAAATAAATCTCATGGTTCCTAACCAACCTCATTCAGTGTGCCCATGATGTGCCTCTTAGTGTATCTGCGTTGCCTTCTAATCTTTAATATACtatatgtgtaatataatcATCAGTGGATATATCGTGGATATATATTGTGGatctgtgtatctctgtttaACCAATACAGCGCACGTTCACACGTTCACACTGGGAGGCTTGCTCTTTAGGATACAGATGTAATCGAGTGGAACTGAATAGAATGGAATCTTTAAAAAATTAGGCATGTATGtgatgtcgtgtgtgtgtgtgtgtgtgttctttcatttttaacatcatCTACCTCTGTAGGACTGGTTGATACGTTATGGCTACTTGCCACCTTCAGACTCTCCGCTGGGGCGTCTCCATACGAAGGAAGCTGTTGAGAGGGCTATATGTGAGATGCAAAGCTTTGCTGGGATCAAGGAGACTGGCAGACTGGGTGCTTCATCCACAATACACAGACTCTCCTCAGCCACAATACTCAGACTCTTCTCatccacaatacacacactctcctcatccacaataCACAGACTCTCCTCATTCACAATACTCACTCTCCTCATCCAGAATACACAgactctcctcatccacaataCTCAgactctcctcatccacaataCAGACTCTCCCCATCCACAATACAgactctcctcatccacaataCTCAgactctcctcatccacaataCTCAgactctcctcatccacaataCTCAgactctcctcatccacaatacagactctcctcatccacaataCTCAgactctcctcatccacaatactcactctcctcatccacaatactcactctcctcatccacaataCTCAGACTCTCCTCATCCAGAATAgactctcctcatccacaataCTCAgactctcctcatccacaataCTCAgactctcctcatccacaataCTCACTCTCCTCATaattcattctttctctttctcctttgctCTAATTGCTCCTCTTTTCCTACCATCACATGACAGACCACCACAAATCCCTCATTCTTTCTTATCCTTTGTTCCTTTCTCCTTGTGAATCTATTTCTCCTCACCTTTCAGATGGTGCCACTCTGACTCTAATGTCAGTCCCGCGCTGTTCCCTCCCGGACATCCTCGGATCTGAGTTCCATCTAAAGaatgggaggaagaggagggaaacGAGAGAGATGAGATACAATCTCTCAGGGCTGAACTGGAATAAGACACATATCACCTGGAGGTGAGGGCTATCTCTGCCACTAATGTTATAGTAgtaacaaatgcacattttattgaacaaatcTAAAACATATGCAACAAgctattttttctgttttgcctgtCATAACCTCCAGATCTCTCTGACTTTCCCCTCCTGCAGTGTGGAGAGGtttccctctgcctctgtgtctcccGATCTGCAGCCAGCCCTGGTAGAACTCATCCTCACTCATGCTCTTAGAGTATGGAGTGATACCACGCCCCTCCTCTTCAGCTTGCTCCGCCCCTCCACTTATGCCCTGCCCAAGAACGCAGACATTAAAGTAAGCTTCACCAGCAGGTACCATGACGATGGCTATCCCTTTGACGGCAAGGGGGGCACGCTGGCACACGCATTCTTCCCGGAATTAGGAGACACACACTTTGACGACGAGGAGAACTGGAGCTATGGAGGTCCTGCAACACATTTGCTCACATAAACTGCAAAGGATGCACATCAATACCTTGCCGTGCCCTCGCTCTCTCAGTAAGAATGCTTATTCCAAAGAACTTCAGGTGGTGACATTGTGGCGTTGTGCATTCCGTCCTCAGCTGACAGCAGCAGCGTGGACCTGTTCACGGTGGCCATGCACGAGTTTGGTCACGCCCTTGGCCTCGCCCACTCCTCCTCCAAACACTCTATCATGAAGCCCTACTACCAAGGAGCCGTGGGAGACATTCCCACCTACACGCTCCCTGTTGAGGACAGACTGGGCATACAGGCACTTTATGGTGCAgaccataa
It encodes the following:
- the unc119.2 gene encoding protein unc-119, with amino-acid sequence MDGEEAKERESDEAKEREMASSRGEREEVSREAEAQGVEEWNGLLYDATVERRRRRSEEGDPGLQRESDNPVTPHYVLTLPGYSKRYLCSPEDNIYNINFCRFRIRDLTRGHVILDLKKHCTTEIKDVKDLEAGRFIRYRFTPDFLNLREIGATLEFTVGSKAVRRFRLIEKLYFREILLKTFDFEIGFCIPDSRNTCEHIYCLPDLDSHTIEEMIAHPFETCSDSFYFVNNKLIMHHKAEYSFSEGMDKTELTPPHMAM